From the genome of Leptolyngbya sp. FACHB-261, one region includes:
- a CDS encoding NAD(P)H-quinone oxidoreductase subunit F produces the protein MNDFFLATSVWVPCYGLIGALLTLPWATGVIRRTGPRPAAYFNLLMTVLSLVHSSILLNASWNKPPRSITIPWLQAADLNLSFSLEISQVSTGATVVVTGLTLLALIYALGSMEMDWAMARFYALMGFFECAMSGLALSDSLFLSYALLEMLTLSTYLLVGFWYAQPLVVTAARDAFWTKRVGDLILLMGVVALSTLAGSLNFSSLADWAQTANLSPSVAALLGLALIAGPTGKCAQFPLHLWLDEAMEGPNPASVLRNSVVVACGAYLLINLQPVLALSPITSIALCVLGAMTAVGASLVALAQIDLKRALSHSTSAYMGLVFLAVGLNQPEIALLFLFTHAIAKALLFMSTGAVIMTTFTQDLTEMGGLGARMPVTTTAYVVGAAGLVALVPLGSFWSMLRWADSVGSVSLWLVAVLLLVNGLTAFNLTRVFGLVFAGPPKPKTRRAPEVAWPVALPLVTLTVITLLVPVMLAQWQQLPLSTLNWPVLGLLVASSGLGCVVGAALYLNPAVPKPVAAWAPLQNLLAYDFYIERLYRLSVVLWVNQGSRLTSWIDHYLVDGLVNLVGLVSIFSGESLKYTSSGRSQLYLLVVFLGVVMLGALVGWSF, from the coding sequence ATGAATGATTTTTTTCTAGCAACTAGCGTGTGGGTTCCCTGTTATGGGCTCATAGGCGCTTTGTTGACTTTGCCGTGGGCAACTGGGGTAATCCGGCGAACCGGCCCGAGACCAGCAGCTTATTTCAATCTCTTGATGACCGTTTTGTCGCTGGTCCATAGCTCGATTCTGTTAAATGCAAGCTGGAACAAGCCGCCACGATCGATCACGATTCCTTGGCTGCAAGCTGCGGACTTAAATCTGTCTTTTTCGCTAGAGATTTCGCAAGTTAGTACTGGGGCAACAGTAGTAGTCACGGGCTTAACCCTACTGGCTTTAATCTACGCCCTAGGTTCCATGGAGATGGATTGGGCGATGGCGCGTTTTTACGCGCTAATGGGATTTTTCGAATGCGCGATGAGTGGTTTGGCCCTCAGCGACTCGCTGTTTTTGAGCTACGCCCTTCTAGAAATGCTCACCCTCTCGACTTACTTACTGGTGGGATTCTGGTATGCCCAACCGTTAGTAGTCACAGCGGCTCGTGATGCCTTCTGGACTAAGCGAGTTGGCGATTTAATTTTGTTGATGGGTGTAGTGGCGCTTTCTACCCTGGCTGGCAGCTTAAACTTCTCTAGCTTGGCGGACTGGGCACAAACTGCAAACTTGTCTCCCTCGGTTGCAGCACTGCTCGGTTTAGCACTGATCGCAGGTCCGACAGGTAAATGTGCCCAATTCCCGCTGCACTTATGGCTGGACGAAGCGATGGAGGGGCCGAACCCAGCTTCAGTGTTGCGCAACTCGGTTGTTGTTGCTTGCGGTGCCTATCTGCTGATCAATCTCCAGCCCGTCTTGGCCCTTTCCCCCATAACTTCCATTGCTCTGTGTGTTCTGGGTGCCATGACAGCAGTTGGGGCTTCGCTAGTCGCTCTGGCCCAGATCGACCTCAAACGCGCCCTTTCCCACTCGACTAGCGCTTACATGGGGCTGGTGTTTCTGGCGGTAGGTTTGAATCAGCCGGAGATTGCCCTGCTGTTTTTGTTTACCCACGCCATCGCTAAAGCGCTTCTGTTCATGAGCACAGGCGCCGTCATCATGACGACGTTCACGCAGGATTTGACCGAGATGGGCGGCTTAGGCGCTCGTATGCCTGTCACTACCACTGCTTATGTCGTTGGTGCAGCGGGTCTAGTAGCGCTCGTACCACTAGGCAGCTTCTGGTCGATGCTGCGCTGGGCAGATAGCGTTGGATCGGTTTCGCTATGGCTGGTGGCGGTGCTGCTACTGGTGAATGGCCTCACGGCCTTCAATTTGACTCGTGTGTTTGGTTTAGTATTCGCGGGGCCACCCAAGCCAAAAACCCGCCGTGCCCCAGAGGTGGCCTGGCCAGTCGCGCTGCCCTTGGTAACGCTAACTGTGATTACGTTGCTGGTGCCCGTGATGCTGGCTCAGTGGCAACAGTTGCCACTGAGCACACTCAACTGGCCCGTGCTTGGGCTATTGGTGGCCTCAAGTGGCTTGGGTTGTGTAGTGGGCGCTGCGCTCTATCTCAACCCCGCAGTACCAAAGCCAGTCGCCGCCTGGGCCCCCTTACAAAACTTGTTAGCCTACGACTTCTATATCGAACGTCTCTACCGTTTGAGTGTGGTCTTGTGGGTTAACCAAGGCTCTCGGTTAACATCCTGGATTGACCACTATCTGGTTGATGGGCTCGTTAATTTAGTGGGCCTGGTCTCAATTTTCAGCGGCGAAAGTTTGAAGTACACCTCGTCTGGTCGGTCCCAGCTCTACCTGCTGGTGGTGTTTCTAGGCGTCGTTATGCTAGGGGCCCTAGTGGGCTGGTCGTTTTAG
- a CDS encoding CO2 hydration protein: MTSIIQKPSTHPLVDIIERVESGGALLPDSETNVIEVVGVLKSYGVVLDAYWRNLIYVAQEQFLNPFPFFKYFNGELSPQKLLKHWWHDRINYELSEYVMKSMLWHGGGGLDTYLDSPEFSERAQKAIEAKIKANLPLRGLSRLFPAFLLEQVRQMAYYSVLGQFWEVMSPLFLDLSDRYDRGEIHTIPQVVEHVLAGLVAAANNPITYAVEIGNQSYEIIPKSAGLTFLTDAAVPYVEAVFFKSFPFRGTVSYNAQAHQIPQEQKQFSYGVLYADPLPIGSAGIPPTLLMQDLRHYLPNYLHALYCQSPRGEDDLRVQICVSFQKSMFCVTTAAILGLAPYPITTSDPTQQQANRTYLEGWMDRLLDSRLPGFQVCDLRACEL; encoded by the coding sequence ATGACCAGCATTATTCAGAAGCCTTCCACTCATCCCCTGGTCGATATTATTGAGCGTGTAGAATCGGGCGGAGCACTCCTACCCGATTCTGAAACTAACGTCATTGAAGTCGTCGGTGTGCTCAAGAGCTATGGCGTTGTGCTTGATGCTTATTGGCGTAATTTGATCTACGTCGCGCAGGAGCAATTTCTCAATCCTTTTCCCTTCTTCAAATACTTCAATGGTGAGCTCTCTCCGCAAAAATTACTGAAGCATTGGTGGCACGATCGCATCAATTACGAGCTTTCTGAGTATGTGATGAAATCCATGCTCTGGCATGGGGGTGGGGGTCTAGATACTTATCTGGATTCGCCAGAGTTTAGCGAGCGAGCTCAGAAGGCAATTGAAGCCAAAATCAAAGCGAATTTACCGCTTCGAGGTTTAAGCCGTCTGTTTCCTGCTTTTCTCCTAGAGCAGGTTCGGCAGATGGCTTATTACAGTGTCTTGGGGCAGTTCTGGGAGGTGATGAGCCCTCTATTCCTTGATCTCTCAGACCGCTACGACCGGGGTGAAATTCACACCATTCCTCAAGTCGTTGAGCACGTTTTGGCAGGTCTGGTTGCCGCAGCCAACAACCCCATTACCTATGCTGTAGAAATCGGCAACCAGAGCTACGAAATCATTCCTAAATCAGCAGGCTTAACTTTCCTAACAGATGCTGCTGTGCCCTATGTAGAAGCGGTGTTCTTTAAATCATTTCCCTTTAGAGGCACCGTTTCTTACAATGCTCAAGCTCATCAAATCCCACAAGAGCAAAAGCAATTCAGTTACGGTGTTTTATACGCTGATCCGTTGCCCATTGGCTCAGCAGGCATTCCACCCACTCTACTGATGCAGGATTTGCGGCATTACTTGCCCAACTACTTGCACGCCTTGTATTGTCAAAGCCCACGCGGTGAGGACGATCTGCGTGTGCAGATTTGCGTGAGCTTTCAGAAGTCAATGTTTTGTGTGACTACGGCTGCTATTCTAGGCCTAGCTCCCTATCCGATCACAACCTCTGACCCCACGCAGCAGCAGGCCAACCGGACCTATCTTGAAGGCTGGATGGATCGGTTATTAGACTCGCGCTTACCCGGCTTTCAGGTTTGCGATTTGCGCGCTTGCGAGCTGTAG
- a CDS encoding NAD(P)H-quinone oxidoreductase subunit F: protein MAQFFLQTVWLIPSYALIGAVLALPWSPAVIRRTGPRPSGYVNLFMTSLALLHGLLALSALWGQPPHTLSFSWLEVAGLHLTFDLKISALTVGATVLIAGLNLLAQLFAVGYLEMDWGWARFYSLMALFEAGMCALVLCDSLFFSYIFLEILTLGTYLLVGYWFSQPLVVTGARDAFLTKRVGDLVLLMGVLALLPLAGTWNFSELAVWAQTANLEPRTATLLGLALIAGPMGKCAQFPLQLWLDEAMEGPVPSSILRNSVVVATGAWVLVKLEPVLALSPVVMATLVFIGALTAVGAALIAIAQVDVKRALSYSVSSFMGLVFVAVGTGQTEVALLLVFTHAIAQALLFMSIGAVVWNSITQDLRQYGGLWSRRPISGIGFVVGAATLVGLLPLGSFWPMVELLNHFWTTEPWLAALVLLVNGLTAFSLTRVFGLIFGGPTKVMSSRSPEVAWPMMLPLTLMTGFALHVPLVLAQWQLLPAWSTLDWSLTTALAVTGALGCGLAGVLYLPGRPESIQFGSKSFQEFFAYDFYIQRIYRVSVVGLVDVLSRFVSWVDHYLVDGVVNFTGLATIFSGQVLRYSVSGLSQVYILAILLGMLLVGLLVMQ, encoded by the coding sequence ATGGCTCAGTTCTTTCTCCAGACTGTCTGGTTGATTCCCAGCTACGCACTCATCGGCGCCGTGCTGGCTCTACCCTGGTCCCCGGCGGTGATTCGCCGCACAGGACCCCGGCCATCCGGCTATGTCAATTTGTTCATGACCAGTCTGGCCTTACTTCACGGCTTGTTGGCTCTATCTGCGCTGTGGGGTCAACCGCCACACACCCTCTCGTTTTCCTGGTTAGAAGTTGCCGGTTTACATCTGACTTTCGATCTGAAAATCTCAGCGCTCACGGTTGGCGCCACGGTTCTCATCGCTGGGCTGAATCTACTCGCTCAGTTATTTGCAGTTGGCTACCTAGAGATGGACTGGGGCTGGGCACGCTTCTACTCACTTATGGCCCTATTTGAGGCCGGCATGTGTGCCCTGGTGCTCTGCGATTCACTGTTCTTCAGCTACATCTTCCTAGAGATTCTGACTCTGGGGACCTATTTGCTGGTTGGCTACTGGTTCTCGCAACCCCTGGTGGTCACAGGCGCGCGGGACGCCTTTCTAACCAAGCGGGTTGGCGACCTCGTGCTGCTGATGGGCGTTCTGGCGCTGCTGCCTCTGGCTGGAACCTGGAATTTTTCAGAGCTTGCAGTGTGGGCGCAAACCGCCAATCTAGAACCTAGAACCGCTACGCTACTGGGTCTAGCGCTGATTGCAGGACCGATGGGCAAGTGCGCTCAGTTTCCCCTACAGCTTTGGCTTGACGAAGCCATGGAAGGCCCAGTTCCTTCCTCTATCTTGCGTAACTCGGTTGTGGTTGCCACAGGCGCTTGGGTCTTGGTGAAGTTGGAGCCTGTTTTGGCTCTATCGCCGGTGGTCATGGCAACTTTGGTATTCATTGGTGCCTTGACTGCAGTTGGCGCTGCCCTGATTGCCATCGCTCAGGTCGATGTGAAGCGGGCACTGTCTTACTCGGTGAGTTCCTTCATGGGTCTGGTGTTCGTTGCAGTGGGCACGGGGCAAACAGAGGTTGCTCTCCTGTTGGTCTTTACCCACGCCATTGCCCAAGCACTCTTGTTCATGAGCATTGGTGCTGTGGTCTGGAACAGCATCACTCAGGATCTACGGCAATATGGCGGTCTTTGGTCCCGTCGCCCGATCTCAGGCATCGGCTTCGTGGTTGGTGCTGCAACTCTAGTGGGTTTACTGCCGCTGGGTAGCTTCTGGCCCATGGTCGAGTTGCTCAACCATTTCTGGACTACTGAACCCTGGTTAGCGGCTTTGGTGCTGCTGGTCAATGGTCTTACCGCTTTTAGCTTGACTCGCGTCTTTGGTCTGATTTTCGGTGGCCCGACCAAAGTAATGAGTTCACGCTCACCAGAAGTGGCTTGGCCCATGATGCTGCCTTTGACACTGATGACCGGTTTTGCGCTGCACGTACCCCTGGTTCTGGCACAGTGGCAACTGCTACCAGCATGGTCAACGCTCGACTGGTCTTTGACAACAGCTCTCGCGGTGACAGGCGCACTTGGTTGTGGCTTGGCCGGCGTACTTTATCTGCCGGGACGGCCTGAGTCGATTCAATTTGGTTCCAAGTCGTTCCAAGAGTTCTTTGCTTACGACTTTTACATTCAGCGCATTTACCGTGTGAGCGTAGTTGGCCTGGTCGATGTCCTGTCCCGGTTTGTGTCTTGGGTCGACCACTACCTGGTGGATGGCGTGGTCAATTTCACGGGCCTAGCGACCATTTTCAGCGGTCAAGTTCTGCGCTACAGCGTTTCTGGGCTCTCCCAGGTTTACATCCTGGCAATTCTGCTGGGCATGTTGTTGGTCGGTCTTCTGGTGATGCAGTAA
- a CDS encoding P-II family nitrogen regulator: MHAAKRIEIIANSAELGKILDGLEKASVSGYLVIRNVAGKGLSGDAPSAFEATMLDNAYVIAFCAPESAKPALEAVRPILNKFGGSCFISDAMEVGSMRCVASL, translated from the coding sequence ATGCATGCAGCCAAAAGAATAGAGATTATTGCCAATTCTGCTGAATTAGGCAAGATTTTAGATGGTTTAGAAAAAGCTAGTGTTTCGGGTTATCTAGTAATTCGCAATGTTGCAGGCAAAGGCTTGAGTGGTGATGCTCCTAGCGCTTTTGAAGCAACGATGTTAGACAACGCCTATGTGATCGCATTTTGTGCGCCGGAATCAGCAAAACCCGCACTGGAAGCTGTCAGACCTATTCTCAATAAGTTTGGGGGTAGCTGTTTTATTTCTGACGCAATGGAAGTTGGTTCGATGCGTTGCGTTGCGTCACTTTAA
- a CDS encoding NADH-quinone oxidoreductase subunit M — protein MLSPLIWSSLLGALLVGFLPSSVSASRLRLITLAIASGTFLWTLWLITQFDPGSAGFQFEEDLPWLAALGLSYQLGIDGLSLPLVALNGLLVCIAVYSGGEVQRPRFYYALILLLSAGVIGAFLAQNLLLFFLFYELELIPLYLLIAIWGGPRRGYAATKFLIYTAVSGVLILAAFFGLVWLSDSSTFDYGPLRNQVLPLGSQIALLLTLLVGFGIKTPLVPLHTWLPDAHVEASTPVSVLLAGVLLKLGTYGLLRFGLGLFPEAWQVLAPGLATWAVVSVLYGCFAAIVQTDMKKMVAYSSVGHMGYILLASAAATPLSILGATFQMVSHGLISALLFLLVGIVYQKAGTRDLNLLNGLLNPERGLPIIGSLMVVGVMASAGIPGMVGFISEFLVFRGSFVVFPVQTLLCMIGTGLTAVYFLILLNRAFFGRLSERVESLPRITWFERAPALVLAVLIVVLGIQPNWVVRWSEPTTTALLSPGPVITQLPAVEIPKL, from the coding sequence ATGCTAAGCCCCTTAATTTGGTCATCACTGCTAGGTGCCCTGCTGGTTGGCTTCCTACCAAGTTCGGTGAGCGCGAGCCGCTTACGACTGATCACTCTAGCCATTGCCAGTGGCACGTTTCTCTGGACGCTCTGGCTGATCACCCAATTCGACCCCGGTAGTGCGGGCTTTCAGTTTGAGGAAGACCTGCCCTGGTTAGCCGCTTTGGGTCTGAGTTATCAGTTGGGTATCGACGGTCTGTCACTGCCGCTCGTGGCGCTGAACGGTCTGCTTGTTTGCATTGCTGTTTACAGCGGCGGTGAGGTACAAAGGCCTCGGTTTTATTACGCCCTGATTTTATTGCTCAGTGCTGGGGTGATCGGTGCCTTTCTGGCCCAAAACCTGCTGCTATTTTTTCTGTTTTACGAGCTAGAGCTGATTCCCCTGTATTTGCTGATTGCGATTTGGGGTGGCCCAAGACGGGGTTATGCAGCCACCAAGTTCTTGATTTACACGGCCGTCTCTGGTGTGTTGATCTTGGCAGCCTTCTTCGGGCTGGTTTGGCTCAGCGATTCCTCCACCTTCGACTATGGGCCGCTACGCAACCAGGTGTTGCCGCTAGGCAGTCAGATTGCCCTCTTGCTCACTCTGTTGGTTGGTTTCGGCATCAAGACTCCGTTGGTTCCCCTGCATACCTGGTTACCGGATGCTCACGTTGAAGCCTCCACCCCAGTTTCTGTACTCCTGGCAGGGGTGCTCTTGAAGCTGGGAACTTATGGCTTGCTGCGCTTTGGCCTGGGGCTCTTTCCCGAGGCTTGGCAAGTGTTGGCGCCAGGGCTGGCAACCTGGGCTGTGGTCAGTGTCCTCTATGGTTGCTTTGCAGCAATTGTCCAGACGGACATGAAAAAGATGGTGGCTTACAGCTCCGTAGGCCACATGGGTTACATTTTGCTGGCCAGCGCGGCGGCAACACCGCTCAGCATTCTAGGCGCCACCTTTCAGATGGTGAGCCACGGCTTAATTTCGGCGCTGCTGTTTCTGTTGGTAGGCATTGTCTACCAAAAAGCAGGCACCCGGGATCTGAATCTACTCAACGGTTTGCTCAATCCGGAGCGGGGCTTACCAATCATCGGCAGTTTGATGGTAGTCGGCGTAATGGCTAGCGCAGGCATCCCTGGCATGGTCGGATTCATTTCTGAATTTCTGGTGTTCCGGGGCAGCTTTGTGGTGTTCCCCGTGCAAACCCTGCTGTGCATGATTGGGACTGGCCTGACTGCGGTTTACTTCTTGATTTTGCTGAACCGAGCTTTCTTCGGTCGCCTGTCCGAACGAGTGGAAAGCCTGCCCCGCATTACCTGGTTTGAGCGGGCTCCAGCCTTGGTTTTGGCGGTTCTAATTGTTGTCTTAGGAATACAGCCCAATTGGGTGGTGCGGTGGAGTGAACCCACAACAACTGCCTTGCTGAGCCCAGGTCCTGTGATCACTCAATTACCTGCTGTTGAGATCCCCAAACTCTAA
- a CDS encoding NADH-quinone oxidoreductase subunit M, which yields MLSTLVWLPILGAAVVGLIPNSTQVSTKAARWLALAIATGLVIWTLLLMSRFDPSSSGLQFQEALPWLESLGLTYSLGVDGLSLPLLALSSLLTWIVIYRGDANLERPRLFYAMTFLANAGIAGAFMAQNLLLFFLFYELELIPLYLLIAIWGGAKREYAATKFLLYTAVSGVLILVASLGLTWLTGASTFDYAAVQGHTLSLDKQLILLVLFVVGFGIKIPLVPFHTWLPDAYVEASTPVAILLGGILAKLGTYGLLRFGMGLLPDAWGTLAPSLAVWGTVSVLYGALTAIAQKDIKRMVAYSSVGHMGYVLLASAALTPLSLVGAVSQMVSHGLILALLFHLVGVIETKVGTRELDVLNGLMSPIRGLPLTAALLVLGGMASAGIPGLVGFISEFLVFQGSYSVFPGLTLLCIVGSGLTAVYFVIMLNRTCFGRLDNAHAYYPQVQFSENLPSLILVALIIFLGIQPTWLVRWSEPIAAALVANVPVISSEQVARNLDFSPQAISAALTPDLRGSESHFSKLSSDSQQAL from the coding sequence ATGCTGAGTACGTTGGTCTGGCTACCGATCCTCGGGGCCGCAGTGGTGGGCTTAATTCCTAATTCGACGCAAGTCAGCACTAAAGCAGCTCGATGGCTGGCACTAGCGATTGCTACAGGTCTAGTCATTTGGACCCTGCTCCTGATGAGCCGTTTCGACCCCAGCAGTAGTGGCCTACAGTTTCAAGAAGCGTTGCCCTGGCTGGAGTCTCTGGGCTTGACCTATTCGCTGGGGGTGGATGGTCTCTCACTGCCCTTGCTGGCATTGAGCAGCTTGCTGACCTGGATCGTAATTTACCGAGGTGACGCGAACCTGGAGCGTCCTCGGCTGTTCTACGCCATGACCTTTCTGGCCAACGCTGGTATTGCTGGGGCCTTTATGGCTCAGAACTTGCTGCTGTTCTTCTTGTTCTACGAGCTAGAACTTATTCCGCTCTATTTGCTGATCGCGATTTGGGGTGGGGCTAAGCGCGAATATGCTGCGACTAAGTTTCTGCTCTACACCGCAGTGTCTGGCGTCCTGATTTTGGTGGCCTCTCTGGGACTGACCTGGTTGACCGGCGCCTCAACCTTTGACTATGCAGCTGTGCAAGGCCACACTCTCTCACTGGACAAGCAGTTGATCTTGCTGGTGCTCTTCGTGGTGGGCTTTGGCATCAAGATTCCGCTGGTTCCCTTCCACACCTGGTTACCAGATGCCTACGTTGAAGCCTCGACGCCAGTCGCCATTTTGCTGGGCGGTATCCTTGCCAAGCTAGGCACCTACGGTCTGCTGCGTTTCGGCATGGGCTTGCTGCCCGATGCCTGGGGTACCTTGGCACCATCACTGGCCGTGTGGGGCACGGTGAGTGTTCTGTATGGCGCATTGACAGCAATTGCCCAGAAAGACATCAAGCGCATGGTGGCCTACAGCTCAGTTGGACATATGGGCTATGTGTTGCTGGCGAGCGCGGCACTTACCCCTTTAAGTCTGGTGGGTGCTGTTAGCCAAATGGTCAGCCACGGTCTGATCCTGGCGCTCTTGTTCCATCTGGTTGGGGTGATCGAAACTAAGGTTGGCACCCGAGAGCTGGATGTGCTCAACGGCTTGATGAGCCCAATTCGTGGCTTACCCCTGACCGCAGCCCTATTGGTGCTAGGCGGCATGGCCAGTGCGGGCATTCCTGGCTTGGTGGGTTTTATTTCGGAGTTCCTGGTGTTCCAGGGTAGCTATAGCGTGTTTCCAGGGCTAACGCTACTGTGCATTGTCGGTTCTGGTCTAACAGCGGTCTATTTCGTGATCATGCTGAACCGCACTTGTTTCGGCAGGTTGGACAACGCTCACGCTTACTACCCTCAAGTTCAGTTCTCTGAGAATTTACCCTCGTTGATTCTGGTTGCTCTGATCATCTTTTTGGGGATTCAACCCACTTGGCTGGTGCGCTGGAGTGAACCGATTGCTGCTGCCTTGGTTGCCAACGTACCGGTTATCAGCTCTGAACAAGTTGCTCGCAATCTAGACTTCAGTCCGCAAGCAATTTCAGCAGCGTTGACTCCCGATCTGAGAGGATCTGAATCCCACTTTTCTAAGCTGAGTTCTGACTCTCAGCAAGCTCTTTGA
- a CDS encoding carbonic anhydrase, protein MVWSRPSISRREFLKLAEIGGVGLVAAAVGLGPSQPSQAADLKPNPTSPASETALKRLLEGNQRFVRHRLRHPDQSLARLREVAQSQHPFATILSCADSRVAAEIVFDQGLGDLFDVRVAGNIVTPEVVGSLEYAAALLETPLLMVLGHERCGAVTAAVQGERLPGQVGSFVKAIKPALAQVKGKAGDPVDNAVVANIQYQIKRLQQTSPLLKQLSKDGKLAIVGARYDLDTGAVALV, encoded by the coding sequence ATGGTCTGGAGTCGTCCCTCGATCAGTCGTCGAGAGTTCTTAAAACTGGCAGAGATAGGAGGCGTGGGTCTGGTAGCGGCGGCAGTTGGACTTGGCCCTAGCCAACCCAGCCAAGCAGCTGACCTCAAGCCCAATCCCACTTCTCCGGCATCCGAGACAGCCCTCAAGCGTCTGCTTGAGGGCAACCAGCGTTTCGTTCGACATCGGCTCAGACATCCAGACCAGTCCCTAGCTCGTTTGCGAGAAGTAGCCCAATCTCAGCACCCGTTTGCGACCATTCTGAGCTGTGCCGACTCGCGGGTCGCCGCGGAAATTGTCTTTGACCAGGGCTTAGGCGATCTGTTCGACGTTCGGGTCGCTGGTAATATTGTCACGCCTGAAGTTGTTGGCAGCCTAGAGTATGCCGCAGCCCTACTCGAGACCCCCCTGCTCATGGTTTTGGGTCATGAGCGGTGTGGTGCTGTGACCGCAGCTGTTCAAGGTGAACGCCTGCCAGGCCAAGTAGGCAGCTTTGTGAAAGCGATCAAGCCAGCCTTGGCTCAGGTCAAAGGCAAAGCTGGGGACCCGGTTGACAACGCTGTGGTCGCCAACATCCAGTATCAAATCAAACGGCTACAGCAAACCTCACCCCTGCTGAAGCAACTGAGTAAGGATGGCAAGCTGGCTATTGTGGGCGCCCGTTACGACCTTGATACCGGCGCAGTGGCTCTCGTTTAG
- a CDS encoding sodium-dependent bicarbonate transport family permease — translation MDAGLDFSLIASNILNPPILFFFLGMLAVLLKSDLEIPQPLPKLFSLYLLFAIGFKGGVELVKSGISQEVSLTLVAAIIMACVVPIYTFFILKLRLDIYNAAAIAATYGSISAVTFITAGAFLDKLGIEFDGYMVAALALMESPAIIVGLILVKLATSDQDDREFSWPEVLQEAFLNGSVFLLVGSLVIGMLTGENGWRTISPFSQEMFYGVLTFFLLDMGLVAAKRIKDLQKTGPFLIAFALLIPIVNAGIGLGIAKLINMPPGDALLFAVLCASASYIAVPAAMRMTVPEANPSLYVSTALAVTFPFNIIIGIPLYLYGINMFWR, via the coding sequence ATGGATGCAGGTCTGGATTTCAGCTTAATCGCATCTAATATTCTGAATCCCCCGATTCTCTTTTTCTTTCTAGGAATGCTGGCTGTTCTTTTAAAGTCAGATCTGGAAATTCCTCAACCTTTACCTAAACTCTTCTCGCTCTATCTCTTGTTTGCAATTGGCTTTAAGGGGGGCGTCGAGTTAGTTAAAAGTGGTATCAGCCAGGAAGTATCGCTGACACTGGTCGCAGCAATTATCATGGCTTGTGTGGTGCCTATCTACACGTTCTTTATTCTGAAGCTCAGGCTCGATATCTATAATGCTGCGGCCATCGCTGCTACCTATGGCTCGATTAGCGCCGTCACCTTCATCACTGCTGGTGCCTTCCTCGACAAACTGGGCATCGAGTTTGACGGCTACATGGTGGCGGCCTTAGCCCTGATGGAGTCTCCTGCAATCATTGTTGGGCTGATTCTGGTGAAGTTAGCAACTAGCGACCAGGATGATCGCGAGTTCTCCTGGCCTGAGGTTTTGCAGGAAGCTTTTTTGAATGGTTCTGTGTTTCTGCTGGTCGGCAGTTTAGTGATCGGCATGCTCACTGGCGAGAACGGCTGGCGCACAATCTCTCCTTTTAGCCAGGAGATGTTTTACGGCGTCCTCACGTTTTTTCTGCTAGATATGGGTTTAGTAGCAGCGAAACGGATCAAAGACTTGCAGAAGACCGGTCCCTTTTTGATCGCGTTCGCCCTACTGATTCCGATTGTTAACGCAGGTATTGGGCTGGGCATCGCCAAGCTGATTAACATGCCACCTGGAGACGCGCTTTTGTTCGCGGTTCTTTGCGCCAGCGCTTCTTACATTGCTGTTCCAGCCGCAATGCGAATGACTGTTCCAGAGGCGAACCCAAGCCTATATGTTTCAACCGCTTTGGCCGTAACCTTCCCCTTCAACATCATCATCGGTATCCCTCTATATCTGTACGGCATTAATATGTTCTGGAGATGA